The Candidatus Palauibacter soopunensis genome includes a region encoding these proteins:
- a CDS encoding DUF5916 domain-containing protein, whose product MIWPRSALVAVVLAAPLTALPAAAQAPPAGLEAEAGVASLPRPTLVARTVTTPIRLDGILDEPAWRAEPATGFIQAEPDEGLPATQHTHVWVAYGDGNLYVAARLHDARPDRIVVNDIRKDFDERAQDVFAVILDTFHDRRNGYVFMTNAAGARADRQIANEGREVNASWDAIWRVETRRDEEGWTVEMEIPFRSIRSASAGDVWGINFSRRIRRNNEIAFWSPVPRAYALTRLSLAGTLTGLPGTRSAGRDLRFTPYALANTVRGTGRAAFDRELQGGLDLKWGMTRGLALDLTVNPDFAQVEADEQRVNLTQFSLFFPEKREFFLENSGLFYVGDAARNTRTNLQPRYDEDLLPFFSRRIGLTEDGRTQPIHGGARVTGNAAGFQVGAMTMRTGDVDGTAGSDWGVFRARRNLFRSSDVGGLFMFRRATDGGRDDFNRVYGADTYIRFPGEVDLSVYYLASDARGPAAEDGTLFPTTRDRGGYTVRTSLNREGNFHHIKFGFMEMSPDFRNDLGFLRRTGFRKYFIDWGIRPRFRFMRRLGVREVHPHIVWNYYDDLDNRMLAKWLHTGITFFMNNGGNVQIQVDPTFERIDRPFRLDRRIDPIPPGSYSWAPWSLTGGTDASRMFSFRWRGTLGELWSGTQKSLSLTMNFKPSYHFRASVGMSRTDATLDLPDASFVRTLWTVRTNYSFNPDMFVDALIQYDPAYDVFNSNVRFNLIHAPLSDLYLVWNEQRITTGDGTPPGRSLTLKLTRMLSF is encoded by the coding sequence ATGATCTGGCCCCGAAGCGCCCTCGTCGCAGTCGTGCTCGCCGCGCCGCTCACGGCTCTCCCCGCCGCGGCGCAGGCGCCGCCGGCCGGGTTGGAGGCGGAAGCCGGCGTGGCGTCCCTGCCCCGCCCCACGCTGGTCGCGCGGACCGTCACGACCCCCATTCGGCTGGACGGGATTCTCGACGAGCCCGCGTGGCGGGCGGAGCCGGCCACCGGCTTCATCCAGGCCGAGCCGGACGAGGGTCTCCCCGCGACCCAGCACACGCACGTCTGGGTCGCGTACGGCGATGGCAACCTGTACGTGGCCGCCCGCCTGCACGACGCGCGGCCCGACAGGATCGTCGTCAACGACATCCGCAAGGACTTCGACGAGCGCGCGCAGGACGTGTTCGCCGTCATCCTCGACACCTTTCACGACCGGCGGAACGGCTACGTGTTCATGACGAACGCCGCCGGGGCCCGCGCCGACCGGCAGATCGCGAACGAAGGCCGCGAGGTCAACGCGAGCTGGGACGCCATCTGGCGCGTGGAGACCCGCCGGGACGAGGAAGGCTGGACCGTGGAGATGGAGATCCCCTTCCGGTCGATTCGCTCCGCCTCCGCGGGGGACGTGTGGGGGATCAACTTCAGCCGCCGCATCCGGCGCAACAACGAGATCGCTTTCTGGTCTCCGGTGCCGCGAGCCTACGCACTCACCCGCCTCTCGCTCGCCGGCACCCTCACCGGCCTGCCGGGCACCCGCAGCGCGGGACGCGATCTGCGCTTCACGCCCTACGCGCTCGCCAACACCGTCCGCGGCACGGGACGCGCCGCGTTCGACCGGGAACTGCAGGGCGGTCTCGACCTCAAGTGGGGGATGACGCGCGGGCTGGCGCTCGACCTCACGGTGAACCCGGACTTCGCGCAGGTGGAGGCGGACGAGCAGCGCGTGAACCTCACCCAGTTCAGCCTCTTCTTCCCGGAGAAACGGGAGTTCTTCCTCGAAAATTCGGGACTCTTCTACGTCGGCGACGCGGCGCGGAACACGCGCACCAACCTCCAGCCCCGCTACGACGAGGACCTCCTTCCCTTCTTCAGCCGGCGCATCGGACTCACGGAGGACGGGAGGACGCAGCCCATTCACGGCGGTGCGCGGGTCACGGGCAACGCGGCCGGCTTCCAGGTCGGCGCGATGACGATGCGGACGGGCGACGTCGACGGGACGGCCGGCAGCGACTGGGGCGTCTTCCGGGCACGCCGGAACCTGTTCCGATCATCGGACGTCGGCGGGCTGTTCATGTTCCGCCGCGCGACCGACGGAGGCCGTGACGACTTCAATCGCGTCTACGGCGCGGATACATACATCCGCTTCCCGGGAGAGGTCGACCTCAGCGTCTACTATCTCGCCTCGGATGCCCGGGGCCCGGCGGCGGAGGATGGGACCCTGTTCCCGACGACGAGGGATCGGGGCGGCTACACGGTCCGCACGTCGCTGAACCGCGAGGGCAACTTCCATCACATCAAGTTCGGCTTCATGGAGATGTCGCCGGACTTCCGTAACGACCTCGGCTTCCTCCGCCGGACGGGGTTTCGGAAGTACTTCATCGACTGGGGCATCCGGCCCCGCTTCCGGTTCATGCGCCGCCTCGGAGTGCGGGAGGTCCACCCGCACATCGTCTGGAACTACTACGACGACCTGGATAACCGGATGCTCGCCAAGTGGCTGCACACGGGCATCACGTTCTTCATGAACAACGGGGGGAACGTCCAGATCCAGGTGGACCCCACGTTCGAGCGCATCGACCGGCCGTTCCGGCTCGACCGCCGCATCGATCCCATCCCGCCGGGATCCTACAGCTGGGCCCCGTGGTCGCTGACGGGAGGGACGGACGCGAGCCGCATGTTCTCGTTCCGCTGGCGGGGCACGCTGGGGGAGCTGTGGAGCGGGACGCAGAAGTCGCTCTCGCTGACGATGAACTTCAAGCCGTCGTACCACTTTCGGGCCTCGGTCGGGATGTCGCGGACGGACGCGACGCTGGACCTCCCGGACGCGAGCTTCGTGCGGACGCTGTGGACGGTGCGGACGAACTATTCCTTCAATCCGGACATGTTCGTCGACGCGCTGATCCAGTACGACCCGGCGTACGACGTCTTCAACTCGAACGTGCGCTTCAACCTCATCCACGCACCGCTGAGCGACCTCTACCTGGTCTGGAACGAACAGCGGATCACAACCGGCGACGGCACTCCACCCGGCCGCAGCCTGACGCTCAAGCTGACCCGCATGCTCTCCTTCTGA
- a CDS encoding bifunctional aldolase/short-chain dehydrogenase, translating into MKSAWNDGEAGELVERYAAEGVGEDLALRVYTTRLLGSEPRLVLHGGGNTSVKSVARDVTGAELDVLYVKGSGWDMGTIEPPGLPAVQLDPLLGLAEIDALSDEDMVNLQRRNLLDSKAPNPSVETLLHAWVPRTFIDHTHANAALVLTDQPDGEEICRDVYGDRAAIVPYIMPGFDLAKAAKAAADAHPEAEGLVLLKHGLFTFGDTAHEAYELMIEFVSLAETRIERGRRTVFAVPKSRAVASASEIAPAIRGMLANRREGDGAEFERFILEHRASPAILAYVGGDELSRYSQVGTVTPDHAIRTKPLPVVLPAPPAGDLTAWNGKARAAVDAYREAYTAYFGRHNPRYGGAKRMLDPSPRVVLVPGVGLFASGRDARAAAAAADLAETTVDVIADAESMDRFESITEAELFDIEYWSLEQAKLAGAKEKTLARHVVVVTGGAGAIGRATAAAFRAAGAEVALFDLPGPSLDAAGGAGAGLAVPCDVTDDASVDRAFDTVAARFGGVDILVSNAGAAWRGPMADVTDDVLRESFELNFFAHQRVTRAAVRTMRAQGTGGCLLFNVSKQAVNPGPDFGPYGLPKAATLGLVRQYAIEHGWEGIRSNGVNADRIRSGVLTEEMISARSEARGVSEDAYMRGNLLGREVRADDVARAFVSLALARATTGAILTVDGGNVAAALR; encoded by the coding sequence ATGAAGAGCGCGTGGAACGACGGCGAGGCTGGGGAGCTCGTCGAGCGGTACGCCGCCGAAGGCGTGGGAGAGGATCTCGCGCTGAGGGTCTACACGACGCGGCTCCTCGGGTCCGAACCGCGACTCGTGCTGCACGGGGGCGGGAACACCTCGGTCAAGTCCGTGGCACGCGACGTCACCGGGGCGGAACTCGACGTGCTGTACGTGAAGGGGAGCGGGTGGGACATGGGGACGATCGAGCCGCCCGGCCTCCCCGCGGTGCAACTTGATCCGCTGTTGGGGTTGGCGGAGATCGACGCCCTGTCCGACGAGGACATGGTGAACCTGCAGCGCCGCAATCTGCTCGACTCGAAGGCGCCGAACCCTTCGGTGGAGACGCTCCTGCACGCGTGGGTGCCACGGACGTTCATCGACCACACGCACGCCAATGCCGCGCTCGTTCTCACCGACCAGCCGGATGGGGAGGAGATCTGCCGCGACGTTTACGGCGACCGCGCCGCGATCGTCCCCTACATCATGCCCGGCTTCGACCTGGCGAAGGCCGCGAAAGCGGCGGCGGACGCCCACCCGGAGGCGGAGGGACTCGTCCTCCTCAAGCATGGGCTGTTCACCTTCGGGGACACGGCGCACGAGGCGTACGAACTCATGATCGAGTTCGTCAGCCTCGCCGAGACGCGCATCGAACGCGGGCGCAGGACCGTGTTCGCCGTCCCGAAGTCTCGCGCGGTCGCTTCCGCGAGCGAGATCGCGCCCGCCATCCGCGGCATGCTGGCGAACCGGCGGGAGGGCGACGGCGCGGAGTTCGAGCGCTTCATCCTCGAACACCGGGCCAGCCCGGCCATTCTCGCCTACGTCGGCGGCGACGAACTGTCGCGCTACAGTCAGGTGGGCACGGTCACGCCCGACCACGCGATCCGCACGAAACCGCTGCCCGTCGTGCTCCCCGCGCCACCCGCCGGCGACCTCACCGCCTGGAACGGAAAGGCGCGAGCCGCGGTGGATGCCTACCGGGAGGCCTACACGGCGTATTTCGGGCGCCACAACCCGCGCTACGGCGGGGCGAAGCGCATGCTCGACCCGAGTCCGCGCGTGGTCCTCGTGCCGGGTGTGGGGCTGTTCGCCAGCGGCCGCGACGCGCGGGCCGCGGCGGCCGCGGCCGACCTCGCCGAGACCACGGTCGACGTCATCGCGGATGCGGAGAGCATGGACCGCTTCGAGAGCATCACCGAGGCGGAGCTCTTCGACATCGAATACTGGTCGCTCGAACAGGCGAAGCTGGCCGGCGCGAAGGAGAAGACGCTGGCCCGTCACGTCGTGGTCGTCACGGGCGGCGCGGGCGCGATCGGCCGGGCCACGGCCGCCGCGTTCCGGGCCGCCGGCGCCGAGGTCGCCCTCTTCGACCTCCCGGGCCCCTCGCTCGACGCCGCCGGCGGGGCCGGAGCGGGGCTCGCCGTCCCATGCGACGTGACGGACGACGCGTCCGTCGACCGCGCATTCGACACCGTCGCCGCCCGCTTCGGAGGCGTCGACATCCTCGTCTCGAACGCCGGGGCGGCCTGGCGCGGTCCCATGGCGGACGTGACGGACGACGTGCTGCGGGAGAGCTTCGAGCTGAACTTCTTCGCCCACCAGCGCGTCACGCGCGCGGCCGTGCGCACGATGCGTGCCCAGGGGACGGGCGGCTGCCTCCTCTTCAACGTCTCGAAGCAGGCCGTCAACCCGGGCCCGGACTTCGGCCCCTACGGATTGCCGAAGGCGGCGACTCTCGGACTCGTGCGCCAGTACGCCATCGAACACGGGTGGGAGGGCATCCGGTCGAACGGGGTGAACGCCGACCGCATCCGCAGCGGCGTGCTCACCGAAGAGATGATCTCGGCGCGCTCGGAGGCGCGTGGAGTGAGCGAAGATGCCTACATGCGCGGCAACCTTCTCGGCCGCGAGGTCCGGGCCGATGATGTCGCCCGGGCATTCGTCTCGCTGGCACTCGCGCGCGCGACGACCGGCGCGATCCTCACCGTGGATGGCGGCAACGTCGCCGCCGCCCTCCGCTGA
- a CDS encoding serine hydrolase, whose product MKLTGRVVPLATYFVLAACAPPAERPGWPSETWPVSTAEAEGVDPAAIDSLIADIDAGRYGLIDQFLLIRNGRVIADRRLDHGARYAELLTAQEDTADHQYNYDHPSWHPYYRDTDLHSLQSVTKSVTSAAFGIALDEGHIPAVEAPAWPYLEAYGVDLGDPRRAAASLEDFLTMRSGIDWAVPGQTYDDGTHPTVVLEASDAWIDYVVGRPVGTDPGTRFDYNDGVSVLLGKIVRETTGQRLDAWAEERLFRPIGIDEYYWKLTPDGEVDSEGGLYLSTHDLARVGYLMLRGGEWDGRQVVSRQWVETSTSPVVPDVAPDNDRPDTGYGYQWWVPVHENGETRVFAGNGYGGQFLHVVPEHDLISVFNGWTLHEQPELFSWTALQDRILPAVRPNNDP is encoded by the coding sequence ATGAAACTGACCGGCCGAGTGGTCCCGCTTGCGACGTACTTTGTCCTCGCCGCCTGTGCGCCACCGGCGGAGCGGCCCGGCTGGCCAAGCGAGACGTGGCCCGTTTCGACGGCGGAGGCCGAGGGCGTCGATCCGGCCGCGATCGATTCGCTGATCGCCGACATCGATGCCGGACGGTACGGTCTCATCGACCAGTTTCTCCTCATCCGCAACGGGCGCGTGATCGCGGACCGCCGCTTGGACCATGGCGCGCGGTACGCCGAACTCCTCACCGCGCAGGAGGACACGGCGGACCATCAGTACAACTACGATCACCCGTCGTGGCACCCGTACTACCGGGACACCGACCTGCACTCGCTCCAGTCCGTGACCAAGAGCGTGACCTCGGCCGCGTTCGGGATCGCCCTGGACGAAGGCCACATCCCGGCTGTCGAAGCGCCGGCCTGGCCGTACCTCGAGGCGTATGGCGTCGACCTCGGCGATCCGCGGCGTGCCGCCGCCTCGCTGGAGGACTTCCTCACCATGCGGAGCGGCATCGACTGGGCGGTGCCCGGCCAGACGTACGACGACGGCACCCACCCCACCGTCGTACTGGAGGCGAGCGACGCGTGGATCGACTACGTCGTGGGACGTCCCGTGGGGACGGACCCGGGCACCCGTTTCGACTACAACGACGGCGTGAGCGTCCTGCTGGGGAAGATCGTGCGCGAAACCACGGGACAGCGTCTGGATGCCTGGGCCGAGGAACGCCTCTTCCGTCCCATCGGGATCGATGAGTACTACTGGAAGCTCACCCCCGACGGCGAAGTCGACAGCGAGGGCGGCCTCTACCTCTCCACCCACGACCTCGCCCGCGTCGGATACCTCATGCTTCGCGGCGGGGAGTGGGACGGCCGGCAGGTCGTCTCCCGGCAATGGGTCGAGACCTCGACCTCACCGGTCGTGCCCGACGTGGCCCCCGACAACGACCGGCCCGACACCGGTTACGGATACCAGTGGTGGGTGCCGGTGCACGAGAACGGGGAGACGCGGGTGTTCGCGGGGAACGGATACGGCGGGCAATTCCTCCACGTCGTACCCGAACATGACCTCATCTCCGTCTTCAACGGCTGGACGCTCCACGAGCAGCCCGAACTCTTCAGCTGGACCGCGCTGCAGGATCGCATCCTCCCCGCCGTGCGCCCGAATAACGACCCTTGA
- a CDS encoding amidohydrolase: MEPADTLILGPLVVTMGAEERILDTGAVAVRDGEIVAVGTREELEGCEAAETIDATGRLLMPGLVNAHTHLGDSLFRGLVEELPLEAWLERLWISEREFVSRESVELGARLSIVEMIRSGTTCALDMFWFPEAAADAAVGAGFRLVTGPIFFDFDGPDGVSVEERVATGERWLERYAQEPLVTPCVQPHNQLTVSPEGLRAARDLADRAGALFHTHCSETATEVRQTVERFGRTPAAHFHELGILDERTVLAHCVHLSDDDFARIRRAGAAVLHNPLSNLKLGSGIAPVARMLEEDIPVALGTDGPVSSNDLDMWTAMRFAGLLQRGAHMDPVLTPARDIVRMATTIGAEALGLGDRVGRLAEGYRADLILIDLDRPHLTPMYDVYGHLVYTVGRDDIRSVMVDGRWVMRDRGLETIDEAAVLADMTDLASVIDRHAAALDRA; this comes from the coding sequence ATGGAACCTGCAGACACACTCATCCTCGGCCCGCTCGTCGTCACGATGGGCGCCGAGGAACGGATTCTCGATACGGGCGCCGTCGCGGTTCGAGACGGCGAGATCGTCGCCGTCGGGACCCGGGAGGAGCTCGAGGGCTGCGAGGCCGCCGAAACCATCGACGCGACCGGGCGCCTCCTCATGCCCGGGCTCGTGAACGCACATACGCACCTGGGCGATTCCCTCTTCCGCGGCCTGGTGGAGGAGTTGCCGCTCGAAGCGTGGCTGGAGCGTCTCTGGATTTCCGAGCGCGAGTTCGTCAGCCGCGAGAGCGTCGAACTGGGGGCGCGGCTGTCGATCGTGGAGATGATCCGGAGCGGGACGACGTGCGCGCTCGACATGTTCTGGTTCCCGGAAGCGGCCGCCGACGCGGCGGTCGGGGCGGGCTTTCGGCTCGTGACCGGCCCGATCTTCTTCGATTTCGATGGGCCGGACGGAGTCTCCGTCGAGGAACGGGTCGCCACGGGCGAACGCTGGCTGGAGCGCTACGCGCAGGAGCCGCTCGTCACGCCGTGCGTGCAGCCGCACAACCAGCTCACGGTGTCGCCGGAGGGGCTCCGGGCGGCGCGCGATCTCGCCGACCGGGCCGGGGCTCTCTTCCACACGCACTGCTCGGAGACGGCGACGGAGGTGCGGCAAACCGTCGAACGCTTCGGGCGGACGCCGGCCGCGCACTTCCACGAACTTGGCATCCTCGACGAGCGTACGGTGCTTGCGCACTGCGTTCACCTGTCGGACGACGACTTCGCCCGCATCCGTCGCGCGGGGGCGGCGGTCCTGCACAACCCGCTCTCCAACCTCAAACTCGGCTCCGGCATCGCGCCGGTCGCGCGCATGCTGGAGGAGGACATTCCCGTGGCCCTCGGCACGGACGGCCCGGTGAGTTCGAACGACCTCGACATGTGGACGGCGATGCGTTTCGCCGGGTTGCTGCAGCGGGGGGCGCACATGGATCCGGTGCTCACGCCCGCGCGCGACATCGTCCGCATGGCGACGACCATCGGGGCGGAGGCGCTGGGATTGGGAGACCGCGTGGGACGGCTCGCGGAAGGCTACCGGGCCGACCTCATCCTCATCGACCTCGACCGCCCGCACCTGACGCCGATGTACGACGTGTACGGGCATCTCGTCTACACGGTGGGCCGCGACGACATCCGCTCGGTGATGGTCGACGGCCGCTGGGTGATGCGCGACCGCGGGCTGGAGACGATCGACGAGGCGGCCGTCCTCGCCGACATGACCGACCTGGCCTCAGTGATCGATCGGCACGCGGCGGCGCTAGACCGGGCCTGA
- a CDS encoding TonB-dependent receptor gives MMITRTSTSCLAPAVLAILASAGSASAQEPPDTVVVIPELDVVVGSRAGVADPATLPVPVDIYGAEEIARMGEIDLAEVLGRIAPSFNSTRLSAGDGAALHVATLRGMNGDQVLVLVNGKRRHGVAFAKVLAAAGQGTTGTDLRAIPVHAIKRIEVLREGAASQYGSDAIAGVINIVLKDDASGVSAATFLGRTSRGDGMRLFTSANAGVPLGDGFFNITMEVARQEVTNRAGMAPTCFGPDPSYGPCADGGKVIQLQRNGEPDYRGAAFMANAAVPVGESAEFYAFGGYSGREAVSDGLYRKADWVPRSVSYVYPDGFFPVEESDLMDKSAVAGLRGDMGEWSGDLSLGFGHGRFAFGAENSINPSYAAEFLAGNPGADGASIAANAGPRNTFSGGLNVRQWTLNADATREIEVGATPAFLAVGGAFRRDSYWMEAGDRASWACGPSDTPGSFPAAHHQNDGTVYASCGIQGYPGYSPTSARLSEQDRNSVGAYADMELRSPSGRTLGGALRFEHYTDAGSSLTGKLAGRVELGESGAALRAAVSTGFRAPRLPQRGFNTIGFVGGSEGLVSAGFLPEGDPIACSDFGACSLGHETSLSFTGGLVYSNDAGLLVTADYYRVAVSDAIALTRSLDPSQGLRPGAQFQGRPVDAVAFWTNAIDTRTQGFDVAATWRFRGMDWGAADLSASLHRNSTKITANRNEDFIGDTQRTLIEDAQPGSRIGVSADVRLAQGLGARFGLNHIGSVTTPFIFEENVTIDAAAIADLEVSFRVGDRIRVGVGANNLFDRLPNRLPDDAVAQLWTMEYPSESPYGVAGRIWYVRVNLAGN, from the coding sequence ATGATGATCACGAGAACTTCGACTTCGTGCCTCGCGCCGGCGGTCCTCGCCATCCTTGCCTCGGCCGGCTCGGCCTCGGCCCAGGAACCGCCGGACACGGTCGTCGTGATCCCGGAACTCGATGTCGTGGTGGGGTCGCGGGCCGGTGTCGCGGACCCGGCCACGCTTCCCGTTCCCGTGGACATCTACGGCGCCGAGGAAATCGCGCGCATGGGAGAGATCGACCTTGCGGAGGTGCTCGGCCGCATCGCGCCCTCCTTCAATTCCACACGGTTGTCCGCTGGCGATGGCGCAGCGCTCCACGTCGCCACGTTGCGCGGCATGAACGGCGACCAGGTGCTCGTCCTGGTCAACGGCAAGCGGCGGCACGGCGTCGCATTCGCGAAGGTGCTCGCGGCGGCTGGGCAGGGGACGACGGGCACGGATTTGCGTGCCATTCCGGTCCACGCCATCAAACGGATCGAAGTCCTGCGCGAAGGTGCCGCGTCGCAATATGGTTCGGATGCCATCGCCGGCGTGATCAACATCGTGCTCAAGGACGACGCGAGCGGGGTCAGCGCAGCCACCTTCCTCGGTCGAACATCGCGCGGTGACGGAATGAGGCTGTTCACTTCGGCCAACGCCGGAGTTCCGCTCGGAGACGGCTTCTTCAACATCACGATGGAGGTCGCGCGGCAGGAGGTCACGAACCGGGCGGGCATGGCCCCCACCTGTTTCGGTCCCGATCCGTCCTACGGCCCCTGTGCGGATGGCGGGAAGGTCATCCAGCTGCAACGAAACGGGGAACCCGACTACAGAGGCGCCGCGTTCATGGCCAATGCCGCGGTCCCCGTCGGCGAATCGGCCGAGTTCTATGCCTTCGGAGGATACTCCGGGCGCGAGGCGGTCTCCGACGGCCTGTACCGCAAGGCGGACTGGGTGCCTCGCTCGGTCAGCTACGTCTATCCGGATGGCTTCTTCCCCGTCGAGGAATCGGACCTCATGGACAAGTCCGCCGTGGCGGGACTGCGCGGCGACATGGGCGAGTGGTCGGGAGATCTAAGCCTCGGGTTCGGACACGGCCGGTTCGCCTTCGGCGCCGAGAATTCGATCAACCCGTCCTACGCGGCCGAGTTCCTCGCCGGGAATCCCGGGGCCGACGGAGCCTCCATCGCGGCCAACGCCGGACCGCGGAACACGTTCAGTGGCGGGCTCAACGTCAGACAGTGGACGCTGAACGCCGACGCGACGCGGGAGATCGAGGTGGGTGCGACCCCGGCGTTTCTGGCGGTCGGCGGAGCGTTCCGGAGGGATTCGTACTGGATGGAAGCCGGCGACCGCGCCTCGTGGGCGTGTGGACCGAGCGATACGCCCGGCAGCTTTCCGGCGGCCCATCACCAGAACGATGGGACGGTCTACGCAAGCTGCGGGATACAGGGCTATCCCGGCTACAGCCCGACTTCCGCCAGGCTGAGCGAACAGGATCGCAACAGCGTCGGAGCGTACGCGGACATGGAGTTGCGCTCGCCGAGCGGGCGCACGCTGGGTGGCGCCCTCCGTTTCGAGCACTACACCGACGCCGGAAGTTCGCTGACCGGCAAGCTGGCCGGCCGCGTGGAGCTCGGCGAATCCGGCGCCGCGCTCCGCGCCGCGGTTTCCACCGGTTTTCGGGCACCGCGACTCCCGCAGCGGGGCTTCAACACCATCGGTTTCGTGGGCGGCAGCGAGGGTCTGGTGAGCGCCGGCTTCCTGCCCGAGGGCGATCCGATCGCGTGCTCCGACTTCGGCGCCTGTTCGCTGGGCCACGAGACATCGCTCAGCTTTACGGGCGGACTCGTGTATTCCAACGACGCCGGGCTGCTGGTGACGGCGGACTACTACCGCGTCGCGGTCAGCGACGCGATCGCCCTGACCCGGAGCCTCGACCCCAGCCAGGGGCTGCGGCCCGGCGCGCAGTTCCAGGGTCGACCGGTGGACGCCGTGGCGTTCTGGACCAACGCGATCGACACACGCACGCAGGGATTCGACGTGGCGGCGACCTGGCGCTTCCGCGGCATGGACTGGGGGGCCGCGGACCTGTCGGCCAGCCTGCACCGGAACAGCACGAAGATCACCGCCAACCGCAACGAAGACTTCATCGGAGACACCCAGCGGACCCTGATCGAGGATGCCCAGCCCGGAAGCCGGATCGGCGTCAGCGCCGATGTCCGTCTCGCGCAGGGTCTCGGGGCGCGATTCGGCTTGAACCACATCGGCTCCGTCACGACCCCGTTCATCTTCGAGGAGAATGTCACGATCGACGCGGCGGCCATCGCCGACCTGGAGGTCAGCTTCCGGGTGGGCGACCGCATCCGGGTGGGCGTCGGGGCCAACAACCTGTTCGACCGCCTGCCGAACCGGCTCCCGGATGACGCCGTGGCGCAACTCTGGACGATGGAGTACCCCTCGGAGTCGCCCTACGGCGTGGCGGGACGCATCTGGTACGTGCGGGTGAACCTGGCCGGGAACTGA
- a CDS encoding DUF885 family protein, whose product MARSRLRPSFILTGIAVLALVFLLVQVAPDPEDSVAMAGPGSHTELVALFDEWRAFERPEFMDGVPDYSAAAMARQQQELPQWQARLGSGAPEGWSVPEQIDWHLVRAEMNGLDFDHRVRRPWARDPAFYVTIFAAESDVPAHEGPVIHGWIDLWTYDYPLSEADAAELAGRIGAIPALLEQARDNVANSNARDLWLAGPRAFRGQVRDLDDLAAEVAGTSAALDGSIADARAASEAFIAWLEEEAPSRTGPSGVGRENYTWYMQNVHLVPYSWEEQVTIMRRELARAHASMRLEENRNRYLPELERIGSAEEYDRRLNESVDRYMRFLEEEEVQTTAEWMEPALRAVNGSFTPAESGEIRNFFSEVNYRDPDSFRPHMHHWIELAQMRVDPHASPIRATPSLYNIFDSRSEGLATGVEEMFMHLGLLEGSPRSRELTWIMLAQRAARALSGLYLHGDVFDMEEAVAHAMKWTPRGWLPDGALVRGEQSLYLRQPGYGTSYVTGKIQIEELLSEYAIEEGGEFSVKRFFDAFYDIGVIPIVLTRWEMIGEKDPILGAN is encoded by the coding sequence ATGGCTCGCAGCCGACTCCGTCCATCCTTCATCCTCACGGGAATCGCGGTTCTCGCCCTCGTCTTCCTTCTCGTGCAAGTCGCGCCGGATCCGGAGGATTCGGTCGCAATGGCGGGTCCCGGCTCGCACACCGAACTCGTCGCGTTGTTCGACGAGTGGCGGGCCTTCGAGCGCCCCGAGTTCATGGACGGCGTGCCCGACTACTCGGCGGCGGCGATGGCGCGCCAGCAGCAGGAACTCCCGCAGTGGCAGGCGCGGCTGGGCAGCGGCGCCCCGGAGGGCTGGTCCGTGCCGGAACAGATCGACTGGCACTTGGTCCGCGCCGAGATGAACGGGCTCGACTTCGATCACCGCGTGCGCCGCCCCTGGGCGCGCGACCCCGCCTTCTACGTGACGATCTTCGCGGCGGAGAGCGACGTGCCGGCCCACGAGGGGCCGGTCATCCACGGCTGGATCGACCTCTGGACGTACGACTATCCGCTCTCGGAGGCGGATGCCGCCGAACTCGCGGGTCGCATCGGCGCGATCCCGGCGCTCCTGGAGCAGGCGCGCGATAACGTCGCGAACTCGAACGCGCGCGACCTCTGGCTTGCCGGCCCCCGGGCCTTTCGGGGCCAGGTGCGGGACCTCGACGACCTTGCGGCGGAGGTGGCCGGGACGAGCGCCGCGCTCGACGGGTCCATCGCCGACGCGCGCGCCGCCTCGGAGGCGTTCATCGCGTGGCTGGAGGAGGAGGCGCCCTCCCGCACCGGACCCTCGGGCGTGGGACGGGAGAACTACACGTGGTACATGCAGAACGTGCATCTCGTCCCGTATTCGTGGGAGGAACAGGTCACGATCATGCGGCGGGAACTCGCGCGCGCCCACGCCTCGATGCGGCTCGAGGAAAACCGCAACCGGTACTTGCCCGAACTCGAGCGCATCGGCTCGGCCGAGGAATACGACCGGAGGCTGAACGAGTCCGTCGACCGCTACATGCGCTTCCTCGAAGAGGAGGAGGTACAGACGACCGCGGAGTGGATGGAGCCGGCCCTGCGCGCCGTGAACGGGAGCTTCACCCCCGCCGAATCCGGCGAGATCCGGAACTTCTTCTCCGAGGTGAACTACCGCGATCCGGACTCCTTCCGGCCGCACATGCACCACTGGATCGAACTGGCGCAAATGCGTGTCGACCCGCACGCGAGCCCGATCCGGGCCACGCCGTCCCTCTACAACATCTTCGACTCCCGGTCGGAGGGACTCGCCACGGGCGTGGAGGAGATGTTCATGCACCTCGGGCTGCTCGAAGGCTCGCCCCGGTCGCGCGAACTCACCTGGATCATGCTGGCGCAGCGGGCGGCGCGGGCGCTGAGCGGCCTCTACCTGCACGGCGACGTGTTCGACATGGAGGAGGCGGTGGCGCACGCGATGAAATGGACGCCGCGTGGGTGGCTGCCGGACGGCGCCCTCGTGCGCGGCGAGCAGAGCCTCTACCTGCGGCAGCCGGGGTACGGGACGAGCTACGTGACCGGGAAGATCCAGATCGAGGAACTGCTTTCGGAGTACGCCATCGAGGAGGGCGGAGAGTTCAGCGTGAAGCGGTTCTTCGATGCCTTCTACGACATCGGGGTCATTCCCATCGTCCTCACCCGCTGGGAAATGATCGGAGAGAAGGATCCCATCCTGGGGGCGAACTGA